The following are from one region of the Methanobacterium formicicum genome:
- the ftsZ gene encoding cell division protein FtsZ → MKSIIDNTIRESEKRRDRKASEERRGYDSSIDQELEDIIQRSRAKICVVGTGGGGNNTVSRLTEIGIEGAETISMNTDAQDLFYSIADKKILIGRNTCGGLGAGGMPEVGEECAEESDEDIKETLEGADMVFVTCGMGGGTGTGSAPVIAKMAKKIGALTIAVATMPFSAEGLRRRENAETGLEKLQSAADTVIVIPNDKLLEVAPNLPINKAFMVADELLGRAVKGITELITKPGLVSLDFADIRSIMMGSGMAMIGMGESDSGDRAIESVHEALNSPLLDLDISNAKGALINISGSSDLTLNEAEKVVQIVADELDPDANIIWGTQIQEELQNTIRTTIVVAGVKSPYIFGVHGEPEYIEERQKEKVPESSLEEFIDGVF, encoded by the coding sequence TTGAAATCTATTATAGACAATACCATAAGGGAATCCGAAAAAAGAAGGGATAGGAAGGCATCCGAAGAGCGACGTGGATATGATAGTAGCATCGACCAAGAATTAGAAGACATCATTCAACGAAGTCGAGCTAAGATCTGTGTAGTTGGGACTGGAGGAGGTGGAAACAACACCGTTTCCCGATTAACCGAGATCGGTATTGAAGGAGCCGAAACCATTTCCATGAACACTGATGCTCAGGACCTGTTTTACTCAATCGCCGATAAAAAAATATTAATTGGTAGAAATACCTGCGGAGGACTGGGTGCAGGAGGCATGCCTGAAGTCGGAGAAGAATGCGCCGAAGAAAGTGATGAGGATATAAAAGAAACATTGGAAGGAGCCGACATGGTCTTTGTGACCTGTGGTATGGGCGGTGGAACTGGAACTGGTTCAGCACCAGTTATTGCCAAAATGGCCAAAAAAATTGGTGCTCTGACCATTGCCGTGGCTACCATGCCTTTCAGTGCAGAAGGATTGCGTCGCCGGGAAAATGCTGAGACTGGGTTGGAAAAACTCCAGAGTGCAGCAGACACCGTTATAGTGATCCCTAACGACAAACTCCTGGAAGTAGCTCCCAACCTGCCTATTAACAAGGCATTTATGGTGGCTGACGAACTTCTGGGAAGGGCAGTAAAGGGAATTACTGAACTCATCACCAAACCAGGACTGGTAAGCCTGGACTTTGCTGACATCCGGAGCATTATGATGGGATCGGGAATGGCCATGATCGGAATGGGTGAATCAGACTCGGGAGACCGAGCTATAGAATCTGTTCACGAAGCCTTAAACAGCCCACTTCTGGACCTGGACATCTCCAATGCTAAAGGAGCACTCATAAACATCTCCGGAAGCTCTGACCTGACCTTAAACGAAGCCGAAAAAGTCGTGCAAATTGTGGCCGATGAACTGGACCCTGATGCCAACATCATTTGGGGTACCCAGATCCAGGAAGAACTCCAGAACACCATACGCACCACCATCGTAGTGGCCGGAGTCAAATCACCATACATATTTGGTGTACATGGCGAACCAGAATACATTGAAGAAAGACAAAAAGAAAAAGTGCCAGAATCTTCACTGGAAGAATTCATCGATGGTGTTTTTTAA
- a CDS encoding protein translocase SEC61 complex subunit gamma, which translates to MNLNKESMANFIKQCQRVLKVSRKPDREEYINVAKVTGIGIILIGVIGFIISIVAQLIQGTG; encoded by the coding sequence ATGAATTTAAACAAAGAATCAATGGCAAATTTTATAAAACAGTGCCAAAGAGTGTTAAAAGTCTCTAGAAAACCAGATAGAGAAGAGTACATAAATGTAGCCAAGGTGACTGGTATTGGCATTATCCTGATCGGAGTAATTGGCTTCATAATCAGTATAGTGGCCCAACTTATTCAGGGTACAGGATAA